The following are encoded in a window of Cupriavidus oxalaticus genomic DNA:
- the ssuD gene encoding FMNH2-dependent alkanesulfonate monooxygenase: MHVFWFIPTHGDSRYLGTSEGAREVNFDYMKQVAVAADTLGYEGVLIPTGRSCEDPWVAASALSAVTQRLKFLVAVRPGLMAPTLAARMAATFDRLSNGRLLINLVTGGDTAELEGDGLFLDHSARYEASAEFLRIWRDVLAASHDSGQVDYQGKHLSVKGARVLYPPLQRPHPPVYFGGSSAPAHALAGEQVDTYLTWGEPPADVAQKLEDVRRHAAKHGRTVRFGIRLHVIVRETDAAAWAAAEDLISRLDDETVARAQAVFGKMDSEGQRRMAALHAGGARRTREALEISPNLWAGVGLVRGGAGTALVGDPHTVAERMREYAELGIDTFVLSGYPHLEEAYRFAELVFPLLPRSVREKLPGKVLSGPFGEVMATGIVPRAAQS; encoded by the coding sequence ATGCACGTATTCTGGTTTATCCCCACCCACGGCGACAGCCGCTACCTCGGCACCTCCGAAGGCGCGCGCGAAGTCAACTTCGACTACATGAAGCAGGTCGCCGTGGCCGCCGATACGCTCGGCTACGAAGGGGTGCTGATTCCCACCGGGCGTTCCTGCGAAGACCCGTGGGTGGCGGCATCGGCGCTGTCGGCCGTGACGCAGCGCCTGAAATTCCTGGTCGCGGTGCGGCCGGGCCTGATGGCGCCAACGCTGGCCGCGCGCATGGCGGCGACGTTCGACCGCCTTTCCAACGGCCGGCTGCTGATCAACCTCGTCACCGGCGGTGACACCGCCGAGCTGGAAGGCGATGGCCTGTTCCTCGACCACAGCGCGCGCTACGAGGCCTCGGCCGAGTTCCTGCGCATCTGGCGCGACGTGCTGGCGGCCAGCCATGACAGCGGCCAGGTCGACTACCAGGGCAAGCACCTGAGCGTGAAGGGCGCGCGCGTCCTCTATCCGCCGCTGCAGCGGCCGCATCCGCCGGTGTACTTCGGCGGCTCGTCGGCGCCGGCGCATGCGCTGGCGGGCGAGCAGGTCGATACCTACCTGACCTGGGGCGAACCGCCGGCGGACGTGGCGCAGAAGCTGGAAGACGTGCGCCGGCACGCGGCGAAGCATGGCCGCACCGTCAGGTTCGGCATCCGCCTGCACGTGATCGTGCGCGAGACCGATGCCGCCGCGTGGGCCGCCGCCGAAGACCTGATCAGCCGCCTCGACGACGAGACCGTGGCGCGCGCGCAGGCGGTGTTCGGGAAGATGGATTCGGAAGGGCAGCGGCGCATGGCCGCGTTGCATGCGGGAGGTGCGCGCCGCACGCGCGAGGCGCTGGAGATCAGCCCCAACCTGTGGGCCGGCGTCGGCCTGGTGCGCGGCGGCGCGGGCACCGCGCTGGTGGGCGATCCGCACACCGTTGCCGAGCGCATGCGCGAGTATGCCGAACTCGGCATCGACACCTTCGTGCTGTCCGGCTACCCGCACCTGGAAGAGGCCTACCGCTTCGCCGAGCTGGTGTTCCCGCTGCTGCCGCGCTCGGTGCGCGAGAAGCTGCCGGGCAAGGTGCTGTCGGGCCCGTTCGGCGAAGTCATGGCGACCGGCATCGTGCCGCGCGCCGCGCAGAGCTGA
- a CDS encoding sulfate ABC transporter substrate-binding protein → MIRKLAIGLAVLGALGAAQTASATTLLNVSYDPTRELYVDVNAAFAKAWKAQGGDAVTVRQSHGGSGKQARSVIDGLDADVVTLALGYDVDAIAEKGLIRTDWQKRLPHNASPYTSTIVFLVRKGNPKGIKDWGDLVKPGVQVITPNPKTSGGARWNYLAAWGYALRQPGGNETKAREFVGELLKHVPVLDSGARGATTTFVERGLGDVLLAWENEAILAIKELGPDKFEIVAPSVSILAEPPVAVVDKVVDKKGTRKAAEAYLQFLYTDEGQEIAAKNYYRPISQKVAAKYAANFPKVKLFTIDEVFGGWQKAQKTHFADGGSFDQVYQPGKK, encoded by the coding sequence ATGATCCGCAAACTGGCCATCGGCCTGGCAGTCCTGGGCGCCCTGGGCGCGGCGCAGACCGCTTCGGCGACCACCCTGCTCAATGTTTCCTATGACCCGACCCGCGAACTGTACGTCGACGTCAATGCCGCCTTCGCCAAGGCCTGGAAGGCCCAGGGCGGCGATGCCGTGACCGTGCGCCAGTCGCATGGCGGATCCGGCAAGCAGGCCCGCTCGGTGATCGACGGGCTGGACGCAGACGTGGTGACGCTGGCGCTGGGCTACGACGTCGACGCCATCGCGGAGAAGGGCCTGATCAGGACGGACTGGCAAAAGCGCCTGCCGCATAACGCTTCGCCGTACACCTCGACCATCGTATTCCTGGTGCGCAAGGGCAATCCCAAGGGCATCAAGGACTGGGGCGACCTGGTCAAGCCTGGCGTGCAGGTGATCACACCGAACCCGAAAACCTCGGGCGGCGCACGCTGGAACTACCTGGCCGCGTGGGGCTATGCGCTGCGCCAGCCGGGCGGCAATGAAACCAAGGCGCGCGAGTTCGTCGGCGAGCTGCTCAAGCACGTGCCGGTGCTGGATTCCGGCGCGCGCGGCGCCACCACCACGTTCGTCGAGCGCGGCCTGGGCGACGTGCTGCTGGCCTGGGAAAACGAAGCCATCCTGGCCATCAAGGAACTGGGTCCGGACAAGTTCGAGATCGTCGCGCCGTCGGTCTCGATCCTGGCCGAGCCGCCGGTGGCCGTGGTCGACAAGGTGGTCGACAAGAAGGGCACGCGCAAGGCCGCCGAGGCCTACCTGCAGTTCCTGTACACCGACGAAGGCCAGGAGATCGCCGCGAAGAACTACTACCGCCCGATCTCGCAGAAGGTGGCGGCCAAGTATGCGGCCAACTTCCCCAAGGTCAAGCTGTTCACCATCGATGAAGTGTTCGGCGGCTGGCAGAAGGCCCAGAAGACCCACTTCGCCGATGGCGGCTCGTTCGACCAGGTTTATCAACCCGGCAAGAAATAA
- the cysW gene encoding sulfate ABC transporter permease subunit CysW, whose product MAGAVSGRLGAQRQGRAHHKFDATGEAPWVRYTLITLAVLFLTLFLFVPLASVFYEALRKGVQTYWEALVEPDALAAIQLTLTVAAIAVPLNVVFGVAAAWAIAKFEFRGKNLLITLIDLPFSVSPVISGLVYVLLFGAQGWFGPWLEAHDIKIMFAVPGIVLATIFVTFPFVARELIPLMQAQGSEEEEAAIVLGASGWQTFRHITLPNIRWGLLYGVILCNARAMGEFGAVSVVSGHIRGLTNTMPLHVEILYNEYNFAAAFAVASLLTLLALVTLGIKTLVEWHARQETEETAPERPLGTLQGQAS is encoded by the coding sequence ATGGCGGGCGCGGTTTCGGGACGCCTGGGCGCGCAGCGCCAGGGCCGGGCCCATCACAAGTTCGACGCCACCGGCGAGGCACCATGGGTGCGCTACACGCTGATCACGCTGGCGGTGCTGTTTCTCACGCTGTTCCTGTTCGTGCCGCTGGCCTCGGTCTTCTATGAGGCGCTGCGCAAGGGCGTGCAGACCTACTGGGAAGCGCTGGTCGAGCCCGATGCGCTGGCCGCGATCCAGCTCACGCTGACGGTGGCGGCGATCGCGGTGCCGCTGAACGTGGTGTTCGGCGTGGCGGCGGCGTGGGCCATCGCCAAGTTCGAATTCCGCGGCAAGAACCTGCTGATCACGCTGATCGACCTGCCGTTCTCGGTATCGCCGGTGATCTCGGGCCTGGTCTACGTGCTGCTGTTCGGCGCGCAGGGCTGGTTCGGCCCGTGGCTGGAAGCGCATGACATCAAGATCATGTTCGCGGTGCCGGGCATCGTGCTGGCGACCATCTTCGTGACCTTCCCCTTCGTCGCGCGCGAGCTGATCCCGCTGATGCAGGCGCAGGGCAGTGAAGAGGAAGAAGCGGCGATCGTGCTGGGCGCCTCGGGCTGGCAGACCTTCCGCCATATCACGCTGCCCAATATCCGCTGGGGCCTGCTGTATGGCGTGATCCTGTGCAATGCGCGGGCGATGGGCGAGTTCGGCGCGGTGTCGGTGGTGTCGGGCCATATCCGCGGGCTGACCAACACCATGCCGCTGCACGTGGAAATCCTCTACAACGAGTACAACTTCGCGGCGGCCTTTGCGGTGGCCTCGCTGCTGACGCTGCTGGCGCTGGTCACCCTCGGCATCAAGACGCTGGTGGAGTGGCACGCCCGCCAGGAAACCGAAGAAACGGCGCCGGAACGGCCGCTGGGCACATTGCAAGGACAGGCATCATGA
- the ssuE gene encoding NADPH-dependent FMN reductase: MSILTLSGSPSVQSRSGLVLAHLRTALEAAGERTRHLELRDLPAGPLLAARVDDDAIAAATRAVADAQVVVLATPVYKAAYSGLLKAFLDLLPQTGLRDKIVLPIATGGSLAHALAIDYALRPVLSALGSRQILPGIFAVDQQIDTSASSASSDGGGVRHARFDAALSARLDEGLLRVRDALAHARIEVPLDALDVVPGAFVQRAAAAAVVAQRCTA, encoded by the coding sequence ATGTCCATCCTGACGCTCTCCGGTAGCCCGTCGGTCCAGTCCCGCTCCGGCCTTGTGCTGGCGCACCTGCGCACCGCGCTGGAGGCTGCCGGCGAACGCACCCGCCACCTGGAGCTGCGCGACCTGCCGGCGGGTCCGCTGCTGGCGGCGCGCGTGGACGACGACGCCATTGCCGCCGCCACCCGCGCGGTGGCCGACGCCCAGGTGGTGGTGCTGGCCACGCCGGTCTACAAGGCCGCCTACAGCGGCCTGCTCAAGGCCTTCCTGGACCTGCTGCCGCAAACCGGCCTGCGCGACAAGATCGTGCTGCCGATCGCCACCGGCGGCAGCCTCGCCCATGCGCTGGCGATCGACTACGCCCTGCGCCCGGTGCTGTCCGCGCTGGGCTCGCGCCAGATCCTGCCCGGCATCTTTGCCGTGGATCAGCAGATCGACACCTCCGCCTCCTCCGCTTCCTCCGATGGCGGCGGCGTGCGCCACGCGCGCTTCGACGCCGCGCTGTCCGCCCGTCTCGACGAAGGCCTGCTGCGCGTGCGCGACGCACTGGCCCATGCGCGCATCGAGGTCCCGCTCGACGCGCTCGACGTCGTGCCCGGTGCCTTCGTGCAGCGCGCCGCCGCTGCCGCCGTGGTGGCGCAGCGATGTACCGCCTGA
- a CDS encoding EAL domain-containing protein produces the protein MPGVHEPASAANPLQRYLESLPRQPLADRQLWRDARGQVQGQFFNCSLTSAFEPLVTLADRQVVAHEGSIHTYADDGVGLAAWKLFAMAADDTTLVSLDRLSRLLHAINYFAAEGAHKLVLNVHNRLLAAVADDHGAAFRRALQSLGLPLERFVIQVPASANDDLPLLLHVVGNYRRNGFAVSLQASDPAEAGALMAHALPDWLKLDMRRTWTDRQLAGLRASADNAGVTLIGRRLQNAESVERLQAAGIDLGQGSFAGALVSTAGLRAQVAATGAPAAHELSKEPV, from the coding sequence ATGCCAGGCGTGCATGAACCCGCCAGCGCAGCCAACCCGCTGCAACGCTATCTGGAATCGCTGCCGCGCCAGCCGCTGGCCGACCGGCAACTGTGGCGCGACGCGCGCGGGCAGGTGCAGGGACAGTTCTTCAATTGCTCGCTGACCAGCGCCTTCGAGCCGCTGGTGACGCTGGCCGACCGCCAGGTCGTGGCGCACGAAGGCTCGATCCATACCTATGCCGACGATGGCGTGGGCCTGGCGGCGTGGAAGCTGTTCGCGATGGCTGCCGACGACACCACGCTGGTGTCGCTGGACCGCCTGTCGCGGCTGCTGCACGCGATCAACTACTTTGCCGCCGAGGGCGCGCACAAACTGGTGCTGAACGTGCACAACCGGCTGCTGGCCGCGGTCGCCGACGACCATGGCGCCGCGTTCCGGCGCGCGTTGCAGTCGCTCGGACTGCCGCTGGAGCGCTTCGTGATCCAGGTGCCGGCCAGTGCCAACGACGACCTGCCGCTGCTGCTGCACGTGGTCGGCAACTATCGCCGCAACGGCTTCGCGGTCAGCCTGCAGGCGTCGGACCCGGCCGAGGCGGGCGCGCTGATGGCGCATGCGTTGCCGGACTGGCTCAAGCTCGACATGCGCCGCACCTGGACCGACCGCCAACTGGCGGGGCTGCGCGCCAGCGCGGACAACGCCGGCGTCACGCTGATCGGGCGGCGCTTGCAAAACGCCGAAAGCGTGGAGCGGCTGCAGGCCGCCGGCATCGACCTGGGGCAGGGCAGCTTTGCCGGCGCGCTGGTCAGCACGGCCGGGCTGCGGGCACAAGTGGCGGCCACGGGCGCGCCAGCGGCACACGAACTCAGCAAGGAGCCGGTATGA
- a CDS encoding sulfonate ABC transporter substrate-binding protein translates to MTTTIKPAGSLRRRLFIAALVAATGLAYGLLPGRAEAQSKNIDAKVLRIGYQKYGTLTLLKARGTLEKRLAPQGITVKWTEFPAGPQLLEGLNVGAVDFGTVGEAPPIFAQAAGAQLVYVGNEPPAPTAEAIVVPKGSALRSVADLRGKRVAFNKGSNVHYLLVRQLEKAGLQYSDIQPVYLPPADARAAFERGSVDAWVIWDPFLAAAEKQLGARVLADGRGADGRNVVSNHQFYLASRPYAQARPEIVRLILDELATLGTWAEKNPKDATAVLTGEVGLPAEVLELAVSRFSYGARPVSADVLAEQQRIADAFLALKLIPKPVKVADARWEVSQQRPQQSPQQQAQR, encoded by the coding sequence ATGACCACCACCATCAAGCCGGCCGGCTCGCTGCGCCGCCGCCTGTTCATTGCCGCACTGGTCGCCGCCACCGGCCTGGCCTACGGGCTGCTGCCCGGCCGCGCCGAAGCGCAATCGAAGAACATCGATGCCAAGGTGCTGCGCATCGGCTACCAGAAGTACGGCACGCTGACGCTGCTGAAGGCGCGCGGCACGCTGGAAAAGCGGCTGGCGCCGCAGGGCATCACGGTCAAATGGACCGAATTCCCGGCCGGCCCGCAACTGCTGGAAGGCCTGAATGTCGGCGCGGTCGACTTCGGCACCGTGGGCGAGGCCCCGCCGATCTTTGCGCAGGCCGCGGGCGCGCAACTGGTCTACGTCGGCAACGAGCCGCCGGCGCCGACCGCCGAGGCCATCGTCGTGCCCAAGGGCTCGGCGCTGCGTTCGGTGGCCGACCTGCGCGGCAAGCGCGTGGCCTTCAACAAGGGTTCGAACGTGCATTACCTGCTGGTGCGGCAGCTGGAGAAGGCCGGCTTGCAGTACAGCGATATCCAGCCGGTCTACCTGCCGCCCGCCGATGCGCGCGCCGCTTTCGAGCGCGGCTCGGTCGATGCCTGGGTGATCTGGGACCCGTTCCTCGCCGCTGCCGAGAAGCAACTGGGCGCGCGCGTGCTGGCCGACGGCCGTGGCGCCGACGGCAGGAACGTGGTCAGCAATCACCAGTTCTACCTGGCGTCGCGACCCTACGCGCAGGCCAGGCCCGAGATCGTGCGCCTGATCCTGGATGAACTCGCCACGCTGGGCACGTGGGCGGAAAAGAACCCCAAGGACGCGACCGCCGTGCTGACCGGCGAAGTCGGCCTGCCCGCGGAGGTGCTGGAACTGGCGGTGTCGCGCTTCTCTTACGGCGCGCGCCCGGTCAGCGCCGACGTGCTGGCCGAACAGCAGCGCATCGCCGATGCCTTCCTCGCGCTCAAGCTGATTCCCAAGCCGGTCAAGGTGGCCGATGCGCGCTGGGAGGTGTCGCAACAGAGGCCGCAACAGAGTCCGCAACAGCAAGCACAGCGCTGA
- the cysT gene encoding sulfate ABC transporter permease subunit CysT, protein MPPSLSLADAPTPGVPDAPASRAPRGPRQRFTVLPGFGLSLGFTLFYLTLIVLVPLSATFLKTFTMTWDAFWTAITAPRVVASLQLSFGASLVAAIVNTVFGLIVAWVLVRYRFFGKRLIDALVDLPFALPTAVAGIALTALFAGNGWIGRYLEPLGIKVAFTPLGVVVALTFIGLPFVVRTVQPVLEDVEQELEEAAASLGANRLQTFRRVILPAILPALLTGFALSFARATGEYGSVVFISGNMPMVSEIAPLMIYSKLEQYDYAGATAVAVVMLVISFGLLLLINLLQAWTRRHQSGARAALAPEAPATGKEF, encoded by the coding sequence ATGCCACCATCCCTATCCCTGGCGGATGCCCCCACGCCGGGTGTCCCCGATGCGCCGGCCTCGCGTGCGCCACGCGGCCCCAGGCAGCGCTTCACCGTGCTTCCCGGCTTTGGCCTGTCGCTGGGCTTCACACTGTTCTACCTGACGCTGATCGTCCTGGTCCCGCTGTCGGCGACGTTCCTGAAGACGTTCACGATGACGTGGGACGCGTTCTGGACGGCGATCACGGCGCCGCGCGTGGTGGCATCGCTGCAGCTGAGCTTCGGCGCGTCGCTGGTGGCGGCCATCGTCAATACGGTGTTCGGGCTGATCGTCGCGTGGGTGCTGGTGCGCTACCGCTTTTTCGGCAAGCGCCTGATCGATGCGCTGGTCGACCTGCCGTTTGCGCTGCCGACCGCGGTGGCCGGCATCGCGCTGACCGCGCTGTTCGCCGGCAACGGCTGGATCGGCCGCTACCTGGAGCCGCTCGGCATCAAGGTTGCATTCACGCCGCTGGGTGTGGTGGTGGCGCTGACCTTCATCGGCCTGCCGTTCGTGGTGCGCACGGTGCAGCCGGTGCTGGAAGACGTGGAGCAGGAACTGGAAGAGGCGGCCGCCAGCCTGGGCGCCAACCGGCTGCAGACCTTCCGGCGCGTGATCCTGCCGGCGATCCTGCCGGCGCTGCTGACGGGTTTTGCGCTGTCGTTCGCGCGCGCCACCGGCGAGTACGGCTCGGTGGTGTTTATCTCCGGCAACATGCCGATGGTGTCGGAGATCGCGCCGCTGATGATTTATTCCAAGCTGGAGCAATACGACTACGCCGGCGCCACCGCGGTGGCGGTGGTGATGCTGGTGATCTCGTTCGGACTGCTGCTGTTGATCAACCTGCTGCAGGCCTGGACGCGCCGCCACCAGTCGGGTGCGCGCGCTGCCCTTGCACCGGAAGCGCCCGCGACGGGCAAGGAGTTCTGA
- a CDS encoding ATP-binding cassette domain-containing protein — protein MQMYPVEQAALAELEAGLARREAVRHEVEAPRRTGGVALRLRQVVKRYDGREVLHDVALDVAPGEFVAIVGRSGCGKSTLLRLVAGLEGADGGTIAIDSDAQDHPKSSRKRGADVRVMFQDARLLPWKRVLDNVALGLPRARRGEAAEVLAQVGLADRAQAWPARLSGGQRQRVALARALVHHPQLLLLDEPLGALDALTRIEMQGLIEGLWRRLGFTALLVTHDVSEAVALADRIVLIEDGHIAMDERVALARPRQRGAAGFAQLEAAVLQRVMRQAPAAPSPLDAGTKRRAQRIDDGAHIDRSESSFAAAH, from the coding sequence ATGCAGATGTATCCGGTGGAACAGGCCGCGCTGGCGGAACTGGAAGCGGGCCTCGCGCGCCGCGAGGCCGTCAGGCACGAGGTGGAGGCACCGCGCCGCACTGGTGGGGTCGCGCTGCGCTTGCGCCAGGTGGTCAAGCGCTATGACGGCCGCGAGGTGCTGCACGATGTGGCGCTCGACGTGGCGCCGGGTGAATTCGTCGCCATCGTCGGGCGCAGCGGCTGCGGCAAGAGCACGCTGCTGCGGCTGGTGGCGGGGCTGGAAGGCGCCGACGGCGGCACCATTGCGATCGACAGTGACGCGCAAGACCACCCGAAAAGCAGCCGCAAGCGCGGCGCCGACGTGCGCGTGATGTTCCAGGATGCGCGCCTGCTGCCGTGGAAGCGCGTGCTGGACAACGTGGCGCTGGGCCTGCCGCGCGCGCGGCGCGGCGAAGCGGCGGAGGTGCTGGCGCAGGTAGGCCTGGCCGACCGCGCACAGGCGTGGCCCGCGCGGCTGTCCGGCGGGCAGCGGCAGCGCGTGGCGCTGGCGCGCGCGCTGGTGCATCACCCGCAGTTGCTGCTGCTCGATGAGCCGCTGGGCGCGCTGGATGCGCTCACGCGCATCGAAATGCAGGGACTGATCGAAGGCCTGTGGCGGCGGCTTGGCTTCACGGCGCTGCTGGTGACGCATGACGTCTCCGAGGCGGTGGCACTGGCCGACCGCATCGTGCTGATCGAGGACGGCCACATCGCCATGGACGAGCGCGTGGCGCTGGCGCGGCCGCGCCAGCGCGGCGCCGCCGGCTTCGCGCAGCTCGAAGCAGCGGTGCTGCAGCGCGTGATGCGGCAGGCGCCGGCGGCGCCTTCGCCGCTCGATGCCGGCACGAAGCGCCGTGCGCAGCGCATCGACGACGGCGCGCATATCGACAGGTCGGAATCTTCATTCGCTGCTGCCCACTGA
- a CDS encoding sulfate/molybdate ABC transporter ATP-binding protein has protein sequence MSIQVKNVEKRFGDFVALDNVSLDFDEGELTALLGPSGCGKTTLLRIIAGLERADAGQIVLAGRDASDQHVRQRQVGFVFQHYALFKHMSVFENVAFGLRVKPRAERPSEAQIREKVHSLLDLVQLDWLADRYPSQLSGGQRQRIALARALAVEPRVLLLDEPFGALDAKVRKELRRWLRRLHDELHVTSVFVTHDQEEALEVADQVVLMNRGHVEQYGSPEAVYNHPATPFVFGFLGNVNLFHGRLEVGETGGLLHTGEAVLPVVGSGHETAGDAVAYVRPHDLDLERYSPGADGIAVTLRRALTLGPVAQLELEREDNQDVIEVALPLERFRHAGFREGELLAVRPRQLRVFTQANGTAPGKKQEAAR, from the coding sequence ATGAGCATCCAGGTCAAGAACGTAGAGAAGCGCTTTGGCGACTTTGTCGCGCTGGACAATGTCTCGCTCGATTTCGACGAAGGCGAGCTGACCGCGCTGCTGGGTCCGTCCGGTTGCGGCAAGACCACGCTGCTGCGCATCATCGCCGGCCTGGAGCGCGCCGACGCGGGCCAGATCGTGCTGGCCGGGCGCGATGCCTCGGACCAGCATGTGCGCCAGCGCCAGGTGGGCTTCGTGTTCCAGCACTATGCGCTGTTCAAGCATATGAGCGTGTTCGAGAACGTGGCCTTCGGCCTGCGCGTGAAGCCGCGCGCCGAACGCCCGAGCGAAGCGCAGATCCGCGAGAAGGTGCATTCGCTGCTCGACCTGGTGCAGCTCGACTGGCTGGCCGACCGCTACCCGTCGCAGCTGTCCGGCGGCCAGCGCCAGCGGATCGCCCTGGCGCGCGCGCTGGCGGTGGAGCCGCGCGTGCTGCTGCTCGACGAGCCGTTCGGCGCGCTCGACGCCAAGGTGCGCAAGGAGCTGCGCCGCTGGCTGCGCCGCCTGCACGATGAACTGCATGTGACCAGCGTGTTCGTCACGCACGACCAGGAAGAAGCGCTCGAAGTGGCCGACCAGGTGGTGCTGATGAACCGCGGCCACGTCGAGCAGTACGGCTCGCCCGAGGCGGTCTACAACCATCCGGCCACGCCGTTCGTGTTCGGCTTCCTCGGCAACGTGAACCTGTTCCACGGCCGGCTGGAAGTGGGCGAGACCGGCGGCCTGCTGCATACCGGCGAAGCGGTGCTGCCGGTGGTCGGCAGCGGCCACGAGACGGCTGGCGATGCGGTCGCCTATGTCCGTCCGCACGACCTGGACCTGGAGCGCTATTCGCCCGGCGCCGACGGCATCGCCGTGACGCTGCGCCGCGCGCTGACGCTGGGCCCGGTGGCCCAGCTCGAACTCGAGCGTGAAGACAACCAGGACGTGATCGAAGTCGCGCTGCCGCTCGAGCGCTTTCGCCACGCGGGCTTCCGCGAGGGCGAGCTGCTCGCCGTGCGGCCGCGCCAGCTGCGCGTCTTTACGCAAGCCAACGGCACTGCGCCAGGCAAAAAACAAGAGGCCGCACGATGA
- the ssuC gene encoding aliphatic sulfonate ABC transporter permease SsuC produces MSAPHLPPPRRHPAALARAVAPWIVPVLLVVVWQAAAQNGWLSNRVLPAPLAVLQAAWDLARSGELWKHVGVSTWRALAGFAIGGGLGLLLGLLTGTFRSAATLLDSTLQMVRNIPPLALIPLVILWFGIDESAKLFLVALGVFFPVYLNTYHGIRSVDTGLVEMARSYGLSGWQLYREVILPGALPGILVGVRFSLGLMWVILIVAETISAQSGIGYMTMNAREFLQTDVVLVGILLYALLGKLADLLSRGLERYWLRWHPGYAAA; encoded by the coding sequence ATGAGCGCTCCGCATCTTCCGCCGCCACGCCGCCATCCCGCCGCGCTGGCGCGCGCCGTGGCGCCGTGGATCGTGCCGGTGCTGCTGGTCGTGGTGTGGCAGGCCGCCGCGCAGAACGGCTGGCTGTCGAACCGCGTGCTGCCCGCCCCGCTGGCCGTGTTGCAGGCGGCGTGGGACCTGGCCCGTTCGGGCGAATTGTGGAAACACGTGGGCGTCAGCACCTGGCGCGCGCTGGCCGGGTTTGCCATCGGCGGCGGCCTGGGTCTGCTGCTGGGGCTGCTGACCGGCACCTTCCGCAGCGCGGCCACGCTGCTCGACAGCACGCTGCAGATGGTGCGCAACATCCCGCCGCTGGCGCTGATCCCGCTGGTGATCCTGTGGTTCGGCATCGACGAGAGCGCCAAGCTGTTCCTGGTGGCGCTGGGCGTGTTCTTCCCGGTGTACCTGAACACCTACCACGGCATCCGCTCGGTCGATACCGGGCTGGTGGAAATGGCGCGCAGCTACGGGCTGTCTGGCTGGCAGCTGTACCGTGAAGTGATCCTGCCCGGCGCGTTGCCGGGGATTTTGGTGGGCGTGCGTTTTTCGCTCGGCCTGATGTGGGTGATCCTGATCGTCGCCGAGACCATCTCCGCGCAGTCCGGCATCGGCTACATGACCATGAACGCGCGCGAATTCCTGCAGACCGACGTGGTGCTGGTGGGCATCCTGCTTTATGCGCTGCTGGGCAAGCTCGCCGACCTGCTGTCACGCGGGCTGGAGCGCTACTGGCTGCGCTGGCACCCGGGCTACGCAGCCGCCTGA
- a CDS encoding RBBP9/YdeN family alpha/beta hydrolase, with translation MTQAIGASAGPSSAAHATRLEIPRHLQVLTVPGLHGSGPGHWQSCWEQRFPDWQRVEQHDWSRPSLPLWAERVSEGVMRAQRVASRGAVLVAHSFGCLASLRQASLDPAGIAGALLVAPADPDKFGVASLLPTYRLPFPTILVASRNDPWMPQRTAFSWGTLWGSELVDAGSLGHINADSGLDDWAEGLALLGTLVQRIAAAGDAGDTEVSSTPWEAGLEVAPGAPYI, from the coding sequence ATGACGCAAGCGATCGGGGCATCGGCGGGGCCATCCTCGGCGGCGCATGCTACGCGCCTGGAAATTCCGCGACACCTGCAGGTGTTGACCGTGCCTGGCCTGCATGGCAGCGGCCCGGGGCACTGGCAGAGTTGCTGGGAGCAGCGCTTTCCCGACTGGCAGCGCGTCGAGCAGCATGACTGGTCGCGCCCGAGCCTGCCGCTGTGGGCCGAGCGCGTCTCGGAAGGCGTGATGCGGGCGCAGCGCGTGGCCTCGCGCGGCGCGGTGCTGGTGGCGCACAGCTTCGGCTGCCTGGCATCGCTGCGGCAGGCGTCGCTGGACCCGGCGGGCATCGCCGGCGCGCTGCTGGTGGCGCCAGCCGATCCCGACAAGTTCGGCGTCGCCAGCCTGCTGCCGACCTACCGCCTGCCGTTCCCGACCATCCTCGTGGCCAGCCGCAACGATCCGTGGATGCCGCAGCGCACCGCCTTCAGCTGGGGCACGCTGTGGGGCAGTGAACTGGTCGATGCCGGCAGCCTGGGGCATATCAACGCCGATTCGGGCCTGGACGACTGGGCCGAGGGCCTGGCGCTGCTGGGCACGCTGGTGCAGCGCATCGCCGCCGCAGGTGATGCCGGCGACACCGAAGTGTCGTCCACGCCATGGGAAGCGGGCCTGGAAGTGGCGCCGGGCGCCCCATATATCTAA